Genomic window (Pyrus communis chromosome 13, drPyrComm1.1, whole genome shotgun sequence):
ATATGAATAATATGTTTAGAAAATAGAGGGAGTTAATATTAATACTCCACAAAGATTTAACGTTTGAATTATAGTTCTTATTTTGCACTCATCAAAATCTAGTTGCTCTATTATAGGACTGTATGATGATTTTGATTCATCATCTAACACCTTGATGTGTTCTAAATTTCTGATCCAGCCCAAATACAAAATAGTCCAAGGCCATGCAGCACACACAACAGGAGCCTTGAATAAAGGAGAATCAATAATAGTGGCTTggcgccacttagtactatggtctagtggcattcatctttatttataagtgagaggtcttaggttcgatttttgccaaatgtgaagttgaaccatattattatggcAAACCCATTATAAGAGATAGCCTACTCTCTCAACCCCCTTAGTGTAGTTACTATCGTTTGTTGAAAAAATAGTGGCTTGACACATGGCAAAATGACTGATTGACAGCTACTacttaatttgttttgcaaacTGTTATTGTTGTATGGTTTAAGTAATGTACTTGTTTAGGAAGTtaattcaatgtttttttttttgaacaaacgatattatctacactaaaggaagggggtgggcttagccttaaaatggactagcaataatgtggttcaaattcgtctttggcgagaatcaaacctaaaagtTCTCactaaataaagagaaatatcaccgGACCATAGCACTAAGTGGTTAgtcaattcaatgtttaatGTTAATTAAAGTATAATTATACCATGACTGAGATTATTAATAGAAATGAGTATCTCCCAAAATGGTATTCTCCaactttttcctctttttctcaCAATGTACACACCATGACTCCATCTTTTTTCATGATGTTAGAAATGAAAATCATGAATAAACTGAATGGTTTCTGAGAGCTCCGCATCGGATCTGTACACAAAATGTGATGATTGCTATGAAAAATTGAGCCCCATACATACCTCATATGGTAATGTTAAgtcaaatcttctccacaaagTGGTGGTTTTTAGGGTTTGGAGTTTATCACCAAGAACATGGTGGTGGTTCTTCTTGTTGTGGTTTTAATGGATTGCAACCCCACTCTCCTTTTTATCTTTCAGAAGCTAGCTAAACAAGAAAATTGCTAAAGCCTAACAACAAGTGTGGTGCACAAAGGCTTCTGCATGTCCACATTTCTAGAACATCCTAAAAAAAAAGTCAATCTCAAATCAAGTAAAAGGGATAATATGCAAATTATGTCATTCTCTTTAGTGCCAAAAAGAAAGTTTGAGCTTCAACTTCCAAGTGTGCAAAtcccatatatatgtatatagttgTGACCTGTCCACATTTCTTGAAcatcctaaaaaaaaaaggttaatctGAAATCAAGTAAAAGGGCAAATTATGTCATTCTTTTTAGTGCCAAAAAGAAAGTTTGAGCTTCAACTTCCAAGTGTTCAAAtcccatatatatgtatatatttgtaacAGAGATTACCTCAATGCTCCACTAAGGTCATGATATCTATGATTGCAAAAGCCACTTAGGTGAagattttcttcttcatttggtcaTTTCCATCACTAAACAAACCACCTAAAGTCCTCATCCAAGAAGGCAAGGACAAAATCTCCCATGATACATTCATAATGAGGCTGCATCAACAGATAGGAATTGGATTAGGGTAATTGCTAACTTATGCATGGAAAAAGTATATTGATCAATATCCAAACTTTTTTTTAGTACACCGTTATATTTTACACAAAGGAGAAAGGGGAATTCAGCTACGTCAAATAATGGGCCACCTAATTTGGTATCTGAATTCgttatccacgagattcgaacctaagacctctcatttacaagtaaagaggaatatcaccagaccgtagtactgagtggcaaCCGATATCCTAACTTTTAAATTGAGCAAACACATGTCTCCAAGGAGCACAAGCCTAACCTATATACAACTTGTTCAATTCcaaaaaataagaaagtaaataatattttgtttgaaCACATTTAGTGAGTTCTAGCTTTCTGGCAATGTTTATATATTGTAGTAGTGTTATCTTTCAAACTTTATTTGCGAGTATATGAAGAGATTGTACAAATGCGCTTTATTGTTACAATTAAGCTCAATACTCGAGTAAGtctaacaaaatgactcaataTTTCAAGAAACTAACATGTGTGCTATTTAGTTCCTAATAGTTGTTAACGCGtagaaaaatttgaaagtaATTTGAAAGTAACGAAAATAGGAAGCAGATAAACTGTTGGTATATACGAATCAAATCTTAAAACACATTAATATTCTTATATGTCATTTGAAATGTGTGACAAAAAGTCACGAATCGTTTAACCATATAAAAtttgtagaatttttttttttttcaaaaaaaaccaaactacacCTTTTCATTTCTCTGTCAAACTTATGTTTTCAATTTCTCCCACacatttgattatttaaagaaaaaggcTAGTAATTCTCGATATCTTAACAAATTTTGgcatattattattttgtgaaCTTTTGGATGATGTACGCATGCATACCTAAGCTTGAAACCATTAGAGCAGTTCTAGTGTATGAAAGGTCCCCTAGGGTAACTTCCTATTGAATCCCTTTCAATGAATAATAACtgttttaatgaatagtaattgttTTTTGCATCTCCATCCCTAACTGAATAGTCAtggcaataggtaataaaatattagtattttttattttataaaataatacaaaataattttatttgtagtttcagataagatttttaatcattatcgttgtgccacatgtcattatccgaaaagacaatttttgatgatagatttcgataagaCTTTTATCCAATGTCGTCGTGCCACGTATCGTTACCTTTTCAAAAtcgttgaggatagatttccaataagatttttaaccaatcacgttgCGCCACATGTCACAATCTATTTACAATCTTTGATGATAAATTTCgttcagatttttaacgaatgacggcatgccacgtagtattatctacaacctaatcctttctttttcctccatATGGTGACCATCTATCCTAAGAaatcacacaccaaaatcaaaatctctatcattattcatagattCTGCTTCCCTCTTACACtatcttcttcaaggatgttgTGGGATATCAATGAGCaagagaaagaattgtttaagcaatgggaagaaatgttcaatctcACGATGGGCGCAAATGAgatggaaaaggaaaaggatgaAGAGTGTAGAAagagagatgacgaagcaatAAGCCAaaaagagcctcacattcctaTCGAGTCATCCAAGTTGTGGCTCAGATCTCCAGCCCCAGCCGTTCTGCAAacattgatagaagcaggcaacaaCGAGGTACGAAtctcttggacgattattttgtccgtaacagtgcattccctgatacgtactttagacgtcgttttagaatggaacgacatttgttcaacaaaatcatgattgctgtttgcaaccatgattcttactttgtacAAAAGAATAATGTTTTTGGTGTTATAGGCCTCCTTCCTAAGCAAAAAATTAATGTTGCCTTGCGGATACTTGCATATGGAgtatctgcagaccaagtggatgagatagcgaagatggggaaatcaaccattcttgagtccctgatgaggttttgctctgcaatcaAATCTATCTACACCACAGAGTACCTCCGGAGACCTACTgagatggacttgcaaaggcttctaAAGAAGGGTGAAATGCGAGGTTTTCCTAGGATGATTGGAAACATCGACTGTATGCACTAGACCTGGAAAAActatccaagtgcatggcaaggagcTAATGGGGACagaaaaatgaggaaaaagtatcattttggaggcagtggcatcatttgatacatggatttggcacgcttTTTTGGTGTTcagggagctcaaaatgacctcaatgtccttgcccaattcccagtgttcaacgatgtcctagtgttcaacgatgtcctgcaaggaaaagcACCAAAAGTCATGTACTGGGTTAACAGATACAAGTAccacgggccatactacctagcagatagcatttacccaaggtggacatcgtttgtcaaaacagtgccacgttcacgaagtgcaaaggaaaaacactttgcaagctgtcaaaaGGGGTGTATGAAAGATGTGGAgcattgttttggtatcctccaagctcatTGGGCGATTGTCAAGGATGCTGccagaatgtttgatttagagttacttcgatccatcatgatgacgtgcatcattcttcacaacatgattgtggaagatgagtatgattatgatgctgttgatgaatatgagccagacactATGAACAATTCCAGAACACAAATATATTGTGTTCATGATGCCACCGAAGAACCCATGCAGCACGAGCCATTACAAAGAGAtagacgttacaatgaaaggctcattcaatgATATACTTCACTTCAGGACTCATGTATTCACAACGCCcggcaaattgacttgatagagcactagtgggaattgaaacaagctcaagaaacttaagttcatttactgtgtttgtttttatttggtgtgtttatttaattttatttggtgtgttttttaagttcattcagtgagttttctttaatttggtgtgcttgtaattttatttggtatgtttatgtaattttttttggtgtgtttatgtcccttgaataaagattctcttagtttaaataaagtaccaaattaaataaagtactaaatttaataaattagaaacaacataaagtactctattcaataaataagaaattacaacccaaagtgattggaaattatgggctccgattaaaaacaaattccctAGTCCCTCGTGAATGGAAAATCATCACCTAACCAATTTTTGGTGCTATGACCATCTCCTCTTGCTCTCGTTTCTCTTGCATGCCTCCTTCGCACCACTTCCGATTTCTccgaattccaaaaatatttagaattcgaAGACATCGCCTCTACAGGCTCcttcataatgtcacgatcttgttgagcccttctttcttctttaagctcttccctttcttgcataagtagctctctttctctctcattaactTGAAATAATCTATCAGCAGCTGCAGCTTTTGCCTTatctctagccttatcaacTTCAAATTTAGCCATTTCCCATGCCAAAGTCAATgcaccttggcgagcaagttcttccatatattttgcataatcattcttggaagcactcacttttctctttgaagccttcttaccttgaggcctaatttgATAACAGGTCGACCCTGACCCTTGTTTAAGGGTCGCTTCTGCCACTTGTTCTGTGTCGttttcatgaacatgcgagtcATGATCTAGCGTAGAGTGTAAAAAGGTGTTgttcatgacaacttctggactgACAGGCACAACTatgaatttaggacaatctttgacaatattccaacattcccaccaggtgaatgattttttttttgtttttgtttttgtttttggcattaTACCAAGCTTGTACTTGAAGTGTCTACACAATGTGGGAGAAGAagtaattataatcaaagtagctaatgtaaatttgggtatagtacaaacaaataaataatacattgttacctgatccgtgaaattttccccacttcgaatattactactagcttgcaCCAAGGCGTCTATCCAATGAGTAAACGATTGGCTGAGTATTCTCCAACGACTAGACATCGATTCTtcgttcttttcccaccaattttctcaagaaaaagggtatgaataagactccacatttctcgcaactgcatctcattacccatgatcggatcatgagtaacttcaacccagctagaacacaacgtaacatcttcaaatAGTGTCCAATTTGTACTTGCatcattagtcattttgttaaaaaccaattggattgaaactttgagagaaagattggaatgtggttgaaagtatttgaaaaaatatgaaattatggtgTAAgatagaagataatgagaaggtatttatagaaaagtaaaatcaaatatttttttttgtaaatttattttaaaaaattcggattttttaatattttttaatattttttattaacttaattaatttcttcccttggattaaaaaattttgaaatctaaccctccagattgtgccacgtggcacaacaaTAACATAtctgattttttccttttttttctttttctttaatttttaaaggcGAATAACAGGGACCGTTGATCTGAAATCCAACAGCTGATATTGTATCACGTCATCTAGACATTTGGGggaggtttgaaatttttttttttaccgttggaaatccaacggggCCCCACCAACTGAAAAGTTGTCGGTGCCGCGCCCCCATGCGTACGTGTGCGACACGCGCctgacataattttttttgtaacgTGGTTGACATCAGTCTTGCATCATCTGGCCTCAGGCGCTTGAACCTACGATTCAAGCCCACCCTCTCACTTGGGCCCCCTCTCAGCCCAATCGCGAGCTAAAAAGCTAGAGCAATTGGATAGAAAAAGCAATCGGTCCATCGGACTATCACATACGGTGAACTTGCTCTTAAATCGGGCCATGCCTATTTACCTATTTCGCTCCCAAATTTCAACGTGGGTGCATTTTAATAGTTATTTTTTAAGAGAACAACACATAGTTCCATGATTTTAAGAAAGAATTTCAACTCTTTAACCAACTTTTAGACCAAAATGCCCCTATACTCCATGCTTTGTTTGACCATGTATTTTGGATCTTTGTTCCATCTAGAATATATGAATCTTTTCACGTGCAAAAAAGATTAGATTACAACAAACAtcgataaaaaaaatagttcacGACAAtcattttaaacatttttttttatttctccaaTCAACCTGCAGTCCATATTCAAGAGTGACATGAATAGGATTGTTGCCCTAGAAATCATGTGTTACGTGTATTGATCAATACCCAAATTCTTTTTCTTAAATATagcaaacatatatatatatatatatatatatatatacacacacacacatatacatgtCCCAAAGGATCACATGGTTGgttagaccatcttcaaagaatatgtcaaattttaaacataaaagttaaatttgatatgtatgtgacaatttgacatcttttaaaattttgtttttcatttaaatgaaaaattaaattattattctatttcattataaaataaattattaaattaataaatgatATTTAATTATTGAATTGGCACATTTCATCATTGATTGAATAAAGAAAGAGGTAGGAATTTCGCCAGTCAATatcaatattaattataataaatgattaaaccaatagaaaattaataattaattatttaataattaattaaaaatatttgtagCTGCAACTCCTTTGTTGCCATTTCATGTCATCGCTACATAAGAATTGTCATTTTGGTTGGAGAACATAATGACCATTAgtgttgtctttttttttatccttataGATGATCTGAAtattttgacatcttctttagaGATGCTCTTCAGCTTGAACCTAGCTACAAATATCCTTCAAATTTGCCCACCCAAATTCgattatttgaaaaaataaataaataaataaaggattaGAACACctccaaaagagatgtcaaaactGTTACATAGACATATAACAGTAAAAATAGCAGCAAAAGCTAGAAGTTAGGGTTTATTGGACAGTGCATTTAAATGACTGTAAGtgtttttggattccaaaagcacttgaagtgcttcaagtgcatttttaggatttaatgcatttttgttaaggattggtttttcaaaaacactctcgtaaaaaaaaattcaattattttaaaaacacaccCCAAAAATCAAGTCGACGGACAAATAATGACTTGATCTAGTGACCAGAGTCATATTCATCAACTCACTGCGTTTTAAATTCGATTCATCCACACTCCTCTTAGTCTAGCTTAAAATAAGAATATTGTGATCCAGCCGGCAAGTATATTAGTAGTAATgaatggaaagggatcctctccggacccCTTCCATTAAGTCCACCAAGGCCACAAATCCggacctttaaaatttgattcaacggctacaaacaaaggtctactttaaaagttataataattttaaccgttgaatcaaatttcaaagatctaGATTTGTGACCTTGATGGACTTGGTagaaaggatccggagaggatccctttccgtaATGAATAAGCCAATATCAAGTTGATTTTATCCAAGCTTGTTTTGgtcaaaaaagaaagaacatatAAGCTCATAATTGAAGCTTAATTAATTGAGTAAATGAGATTATATGACTGATGGGGTCTGAAGTTTCAATCAGTTAATTTCAAACAAGCATTGTCTATTCTCCCACTTCTAGTGTCCTTCCGTGTCCTCTTGTTTGTGTTGTCACGGTTAAGcaacgttaacattttatatgactattcatttttgtcttattatctctataaaaaaaaaataatataaaatattaacgtggttTAACTGTGACCACATAAAACAGGAAGGTACCGAAAATAGATAGGCAAACAATTCTTGCCCGTTAATTTCATCTGTCATTATTTTGTGTTTCGTTCTTTCATTTTCTGGTGTGCACGCCAGTTGCCGGCACAAGCAATATTCCAAAAGCATAGCCGTGGACAGTGTACGTGAGCAGCTTACGGCCATTGCTTTTTACATAAGAGGACAAAACCCTAAATTGTTGACTTTAGTGTCTTCATCTAGAATTGTTGACTTTAGTGTCTTCATCTAGAAGGTTACACATTGAGTTGACAAGTAGCTTCAGGATTTTACCTAGGGAAATGAATTATGTAAACTCATTTTATTCTTTAAGACACTCTTATTTGGATTTATTGAACCGTAAATTTCCTAAAACAGATATAAGTATGTTGAATAAGAAAAGATGTATACAGACTCTTTCCTTTGATGTTTAATGTAAGGTAATTTCACTTTCTTTTGAtgtttaatgtgatataatctTATGAGTTATTCATGAGAACATTATATAACCTTGTGGACGAAGATCAAATTGGGTGATTCACATGTATCATTGATTCATTGTTTCTGTCTTGATTGTGGTTCTGGCATTTCAATTTTGACTGTTGATCTGTTTCTATGCATCAAGAAAACATATATGTACTTTGTTACAAAACCTTATAATTTATTCATGACAACACTCTACAACCTCGTGGACAAAGTAAAAAAATGGGTGATTCACGTATATGTTTGTGTTTCTATGCAATCAACGAAACATATATATACTTTGCTAAGAAACCTGCATTTTGTTTGGCAATGTTTTTGGAATGACTGGCATCGTTTTCAAATAAGAAACacttttggtgaattttgaaaGAATAATTTAGAAGTATTTTTGGATTACAAAAGTACTCAAAAATCACACTTTCAAATACTTTGCTAGAAAGCACTTGGATTTTCTCTAATAATTTTGTTGTTCTTCTAGCAAAAGCTCTTCCAACAAAACAATTCTGAGCATTTCCAAACAAATCCTCTGGGTGGTTGAAGGTTAACATGCAATGGCTCCACATGTCTGCAGTCCATTGAAATTATGTGGAACAGGAACACTATGATTGATAGAGAGTTACGGTTTTCAAATATAATGGAGAATCTTCTTGACTTTTATTAACCCATCATGCTCAAACAACATCactgtttatttttctaaaacatcacagtttatttttcttttttctgcgGCAATCATTTTCTACTAAATGGAaggggatcctctccggatttcTTCTACCAAGTTCATCAAGTTCATCCATCCagaccattaaaatttgatccaacggctacaaacagggggccccattaaaagttataataattttagccattggatcaaatcatgtacgttcatcgtacatcgtacgacCAGTTTTCATCaaatactattcatatttaattttaaataaaagtatttaaaataattttttaccacacgatatacgatgatcAGATTAGAATCCTCATTCCAATTTAACGGATTAGGATCTTCACATCGTACATCGTCctgtcaaaatttattttaaattatttattaaaaattaaatataaacagtacctaatgaaaactgaccgcacgatgaacgaacacgattaaTTGATCCTCTAGATCCCCACAAAGATATTCCGTAAAGGATCATCATCCCAATTTAACCACTTCATTTCATTGGGAGACATTCACCACTCCTACCCCCAACACTTTTGTCATAATTCATAAGGGCACACTTAGGAATGGGCAAATATCCACGAGTATGGGTAACCGCAGTTATCCGTCATTTAAAATTCAcagttacggttatgggtaaccgtttaaacaaataaacagtTATTGACATAAGcatttacccatgaaatttaaattgaCGGTTATGAGGATTACTCGCGATTATAAATGGGTACCCGTttgattgtttattttaataagtgtaaaatttagagaaaaaactaaaaaccctgAAATTAATTGGGATACTAATccaatttacatttttttgtagGCCTTTTTTATGACAACGAGTCGATGAAACTTTGTGATTAGACGGACGGACGGACGGACTAAAGCATTAGAGTACTCGAAAATTTAGTGCTGTAAACTTTGTGGTAATGGAAATTTGGAAAGTTTCAACATCTTTgttttttgattaatttttgctAGTTATACTTGTGTGGATTAGAAAATACAGATAGTTTCCAACATTTAAGCTCAAATCCTGTTGATCGAAGCAATCATGATCGTAGGTAGTAGCCCCATTTAACATGTCCTAATCCTTACTCATACCTCTATCTCTACTCGGGTTTTGGATAGGTGATGCCCAAAGGGTTTTCACATTGTTGAGCATTGATGAATTTGAACAGACCCGTAATACCACAAGAAGCTTTGACAAACAATGTTCAAGTCTTTTCCAAACATTGCTTCTAATACATAAACTTAGTCCACAATGGCAGCTAATGAACATTTTGTTTCTATTTACCTATAAATGGGTAAAAATCATGTAAATGGGTGAAAAAAATGGTAGATGAGTAAAAAACAGTAAACGGGTAAATGAGTAAGCGAGTATCCGGTTATGGTTATATGGGTATGCGGTTATGAACACGGTCAACTATTTATAAATGGttatggttatgggtataaATATAATTGTTTATGTAATTACCCAAAGGGTAAATACTTATGCGGATAAAGGCTTAAACGGTTATGAGTAATACCCGCGATTACCTGCCCGCTACAAACATTGCCCATCCCTAAGCACACCTTGTGAAAGAGGTGATTTGACCCACAAATCTACAACTTACAGATTCCCAATGGTCCAATTTAACCACTTCATTTCATTGGGAGGAAATCACCAATCCTACCCCAACACTTTTATCCTAATTCATAAGGGCACACCTTGTGAAAGAGAAGAAACAGAAATAAGGTCAATGATAAGGTCAGCTAGTAAGGCAAATGTCTGTGAAGTAGGATAGAGACTTACATTTCATCCTCGAGTTTTAGATAATAATATAATGTCATGCAAAAagataatatataaaatattgtattattggtcaGGATATGCGAGAAAGTTATAAAATGTCCGCATATGACAGTCTTTCCCGTCAACTAGCCAAATCATGTGTCCCATATGGTGATCAATATTCTAATTCGTTTGCCTCGCTCTATATCAAGCACTTCCTTCCAGATTCTGCCCTCCTACCAATTCAgaaaagtttttatttatttggttggtacttttgcaagtggttgaaattatataaaaacaaagacCATAACATGAAATATTAGGAGTGGTTCTGTATAAGATCCCAAATCGAAAATGAGATTCCGAATCTCAAATCGAAAATTTTTAGGATAAGAATTCAAAGACCaattttgtatcaaaatttcggtattcCTAATTTTCGGGGTTCCTGAAATGTTTTCGGTATTTCATAATGGattgggattggattttgggttttgggccTTTGAGTTTTTCGgttgaaatttgagatttttgtttttatgtgggctaaaatttggattttttacCTCATATTAATTtgagttttttaattaaaatttagcctgcataaaaaaaatctcaaattttaggttttttaaCTCATATTAATCAAAATGTGGGCTAAAATTTGGGCTTTTGGTATCTCGAAATGTTCTCCAATTTCATATTAAttgaaatttaggttttttttctcatattaatttgaaatttcacACCAATTGAAATGCCAACTCATTTATACCAAAGTCAAATTGATGTTCCAAACTACTTAATTTCATACTTCTatttctaattattttattatcaaactacttaaattcaacattcaacatgcatgcaaccaatatatatatatatatatatattggtttgGTTCGGGATTCTCGAActattgaatatgtaatctcAATTCCCGTACCAAAAGGTTCGGGATCAATTTGGTATTGATCCCAAAATTTTTGGTATTATCGGTTGACGAATTTTTCAGTATGgaattgggatttttttggttcggGATTTTTCGGGAAAATTTTATAGCCCTAGATATTTCTACCAAGTCTGAAATTTCTAGTGATAAGATATATTCATGTGGTTTTGGAATTTGTAGGCTTGTGAGCAGAGAAAAATGACGAGGA
Coding sequences:
- the LOC137712290 gene encoding uncharacterized protein; amino-acid sequence: MDLARFFGVQGAQNDLNVLAQFPVFNDVLVFNDVLQGKAPKVMYWVNRYKYHGPYYLADSIYPRWTSFVKTVPRSRSAKEKHFASCQKGCMKDVEHCFGILQAHWAIVKDAARMFDLELLRSIMMTCIILHNMIVEDEYDYDAVDEYEPDTMNNSRTQIYCVHDATEEPMQHEPLQRDRRYNERLIQ